The Agrococcus carbonis genome has a window encoding:
- a CDS encoding MFS transporter, which produces MTAQAPTASATDWRPNDRWLLGIVLAVINFWLFAQTLLNIIPGIQGELGVEQTIANLAVSLTSLFSGIFIVVAGGLADRIGRMRILAIGIWLSIAGSLLIALTPEDAGALTDAMLLGGRAVQGLSAACVMPSSMALIKAYYDGKERQRALSFWSIGSWGGSGLCALFGGVMATSFLGWRSIFWISIVLSLLALLLLRGTPESRAPRADGTRHGFDWGGLAAFIVALLASNVYISQGPQLGWFSPAGLGLIALAVIAGLLFLQIETKHAHAFLDLKLFANGTFTGATLSNFLLNGAAGTLIVSLGLVQVAAGLSALQSGLLTLGYLIAILATIRVGEKLLQRFGPRRPMLWGSMITGVGILLCSMTFLHIGEYIVLSVIGFTLFGIGLGFYATPSTDAALSNVPDAQVGAASGIYKMASSLGNAIGVAISAALFVAGQGVDPSIIESWGLFLGRQDNLALRFGGALGLLFNVLMVAIAIASIILTVPRDRPRAERERKEVPPPPIGN; this is translated from the coding sequence ATGACCGCGCAGGCGCCCACCGCATCCGCCACCGACTGGCGGCCGAACGACCGCTGGCTGCTGGGCATCGTGCTCGCGGTCATCAACTTCTGGCTCTTCGCGCAGACGCTGCTCAACATCATCCCCGGCATCCAGGGCGAGCTGGGCGTCGAGCAGACGATCGCCAACCTCGCCGTCTCGCTCACGTCGCTGTTCTCGGGCATCTTCATCGTCGTCGCGGGCGGCCTCGCCGACCGCATCGGGCGCATGCGGATCCTCGCGATCGGCATCTGGCTGAGCATCGCCGGGTCGCTGCTCATCGCGCTCACCCCCGAGGACGCCGGCGCGCTGACCGACGCGATGCTGCTGGGCGGCCGCGCGGTGCAGGGACTCTCGGCGGCGTGCGTCATGCCGTCGTCGATGGCGCTCATCAAGGCGTACTACGACGGCAAGGAGCGGCAGCGCGCGCTGTCGTTCTGGTCGATCGGCTCGTGGGGCGGCTCGGGGCTCTGCGCCCTCTTCGGCGGCGTGATGGCGACGTCGTTCCTCGGCTGGCGCTCGATCTTCTGGATCTCGATCGTGCTCTCGCTGCTCGCCCTCCTGCTGCTGCGCGGCACCCCCGAGTCGCGGGCGCCGCGCGCGGACGGCACGCGCCACGGCTTCGACTGGGGCGGGCTCGCCGCCTTCATCGTGGCGCTCCTCGCGAGCAACGTCTACATCTCGCAGGGGCCGCAGCTCGGGTGGTTCTCGCCCGCCGGCCTCGGGCTCATCGCGCTCGCGGTGATCGCGGGGCTGCTCTTCCTCCAGATCGAGACGAAGCACGCGCACGCGTTCCTCGACCTGAAGCTCTTCGCGAACGGCACCTTCACGGGCGCGACGCTGTCGAACTTCCTGCTGAACGGCGCCGCCGGCACCCTCATCGTCTCGCTCGGCCTCGTGCAGGTCGCGGCGGGCCTGAGCGCCCTGCAGTCGGGGCTGCTGACGCTCGGCTACCTCATCGCGATCCTCGCCACCATCCGGGTCGGCGAGAAGCTGCTGCAGCGCTTCGGGCCGCGCCGGCCGATGCTGTGGGGATCGATGATCACGGGCGTCGGCATCCTGCTGTGCTCGATGACGTTCCTGCACATCGGCGAGTACATCGTGCTGAGCGTCATCGGCTTCACGCTCTTCGGCATCGGCCTCGGGTTCTACGCCACCCCGTCGACGGATGCGGCGCTCTCGAACGTGCCCGACGCCCAGGTCGGCGCGGCGAGCGGCATCTACAAGATGGCCTCGTCGCTCGGCAACGCGATCGGCGTCGCGATCTCGGCGGCGCTGTTCGTCGCGGGGCAGGGCGTCGACCCGTCGATCATCGAGTCGTGGGGGCTCTTCCTCGGCCGGCAGGACAACCTCGCGCTGCGCTTCGGCGGTGCGCTCGGCCTGCTGTTCAACGTGCTGATGGTGGCGATCGCGATCGCGTCGATCATCCTCACGGTGCCGCGCGACCGGCCGAGGGCGGAGCGCGAGCGCAAGGAGGTCCCGCCCCCGCCGATCGGCAACTGA
- a CDS encoding LysR family transcriptional regulator substrate-binding protein: MERFRLGGVPGVTPAKWLRVWAERVPDVPAELVAIDEADAVAALHEGRVDASLLRLPVAEDGLHVVRLYDELPVVVAAKGHPIVAFETVTTADLAGEPMLEQGSMTPQQLLETAATGAGLAIVPMAVARALAGPETRHRVVTDLPRTTIALAWLRAADSPLHQELIGIVRGRRPGSSRGERDREPEPTGSGRPTGAKPRPSKPKPTPPPNRPRRRGGHGRGGRPGPGGRR, translated from the coding sequence ATGGAGCGGTTCCGGCTGGGAGGCGTGCCGGGGGTGACCCCGGCGAAGTGGCTGCGCGTCTGGGCCGAGCGCGTGCCCGACGTGCCGGCCGAGCTCGTCGCGATCGACGAGGCTGATGCGGTCGCCGCCCTCCACGAGGGACGCGTCGACGCGTCGCTCCTCCGCCTCCCGGTCGCCGAGGACGGCCTGCACGTCGTGCGGCTCTACGACGAGCTGCCGGTCGTCGTCGCCGCGAAGGGGCATCCGATCGTGGCGTTCGAGACCGTCACGACCGCCGACCTCGCCGGCGAGCCCATGCTCGAGCAGGGCTCGATGACGCCGCAGCAGCTGCTCGAGACCGCTGCGACCGGGGCGGGCCTCGCGATCGTGCCGATGGCCGTCGCGCGCGCGCTCGCGGGGCCGGAGACGCGGCACCGCGTCGTCACCGACCTGCCGCGCACCACGATCGCGCTCGCGTGGCTGCGCGCCGCCGACTCGCCGCTGCACCAGGAGCTCATCGGCATCGTGCGCGGCCGTCGGCCCGGCTCGTCGCGCGGCGAGCGGGATCGCGAGCCCGAGCCGACCGGTTCCGGGCGGCCGACCGGCGCGAAGCCGCGGCCGTCAAAGCCGAAGCCCACGCCGCCGCCGAACCGGCCTCGGCGCCGCGGCGGCCACGGGCGCGGCGGCAGGCCCGGTCCGGGCGGGCGGCGCTGA
- a CDS encoding alpha/beta hydrolase, which translates to MQIDADAVQWREGADGGDLLVVMHGIGSHEGDLIGLAPHLPAAMTVASLRAPIPYGGGFAWFEFSPVDSDDHTLIDEAAHAVLAWLDGLERPFARVHLLGFSQGGAMAVQLARLAPDRFASIVHIASFVHAGELPGDAALAAREPRIPLLTTIGDLDQVIHPDKIARSHPWLDAHFAVERRTYHRAHSIVAEELADVVAFLERV; encoded by the coding sequence GTGCAGATCGACGCGGATGCGGTGCAGTGGCGCGAGGGCGCGGACGGGGGCGACCTGCTGGTCGTCATGCACGGGATCGGCTCGCACGAGGGCGACCTCATCGGGCTCGCGCCGCACCTGCCGGCCGCGATGACGGTCGCGTCGCTGCGCGCGCCGATCCCCTACGGCGGCGGCTTCGCGTGGTTCGAGTTCTCGCCCGTCGACAGCGACGACCACACGCTGATCGACGAGGCCGCGCACGCGGTGCTCGCGTGGCTCGACGGGCTCGAGCGGCCCTTCGCGCGCGTGCACCTGCTCGGCTTCTCGCAGGGCGGCGCGATGGCGGTGCAGCTCGCGCGCCTCGCGCCCGACCGCTTCGCCTCGATCGTGCACATCGCATCCTTCGTCCACGCGGGCGAGCTGCCCGGTGACGCGGCGCTCGCCGCGCGCGAGCCGCGCATCCCGCTGCTGACGACGATCGGCGACCTCGACCAGGTCATCCACCCCGACAAGATCGCGCGGTCGCACCCGTGGCTCGATGCCCACTTCGCGGTCGAGCGCCGCACGTACCACCGCGCGCACTCGATCGTCGCCGAGGAGCTCGCCGACGTCGTGGCGTTCCTCGAGCGGGTCTGA
- a CDS encoding NUDIX hydrolase family protein has product MAVRTPDPNPGWLSDDELQQARERLPILYVEAIPVRVDGLGQVTEVGLLLRMNAQSEMTRTVVSGRVMRGERVRDALYRHLEKDLGPMAFPQLPAAPAPFHIAEYFPLPGDGIFHDERQHAVSLCFIVPVTGTCDPRQDALELTWLTPEAAASELVASEMEGGRGSLVRAALAHLGALR; this is encoded by the coding sequence ATGGCAGTGCGCACCCCCGACCCGAACCCCGGCTGGCTCAGCGACGACGAGCTGCAGCAGGCGCGCGAGCGGCTGCCGATCCTCTACGTCGAGGCGATCCCGGTGCGGGTCGACGGGCTCGGGCAGGTGACCGAGGTGGGGCTGCTGCTGCGCATGAACGCGCAGAGCGAGATGACGCGCACCGTGGTCTCGGGCCGCGTCATGCGCGGCGAGCGCGTGCGCGACGCGCTCTACCGCCACCTCGAGAAGGACCTCGGGCCGATGGCCTTCCCGCAGCTGCCGGCGGCGCCCGCGCCGTTCCACATCGCCGAGTACTTCCCGCTGCCGGGCGACGGCATCTTCCACGACGAGCGGCAGCACGCGGTCTCGCTGTGCTTCATCGTGCCGGTGACGGGCACGTGCGATCCGCGCCAGGACGCGCTCGAGCTCACATGGCTCACGCCCGAGGCGGCCGCGAGCGAGCTCGTCGCGAGCGAGATGGAGGGCGGGCGCGGCTCGCTCGTGCGCGCGGCCCTCGCGCACCTCGGCGCGCTGCGGTGA
- the mgrA gene encoding L-glyceraldehyde 3-phosphate reductase gives MTWNADPARYDSMRYRRAGSSGLKLPELTLGLWHNFGDDVPLERQRSILTTAFDRGITHFDLANNYGPPFGAAEVNAGRVLATDLAAHRDEILVTTKAGWDMWPGPYGIGGSRKYLVASLDQSLARLGLDYVDIFYHHRPDPDTPLEETMAALDHIVRTGRALYVGVSSYSAADTRRAHEILSDLGTPLTIHQPSYSMLNRWIETDGLLDTAGELGIGVIGFTALAQGLLTGKYLGGVPADSRAGRGAARKPLDPNVSADAAERIRGLAAIAEQRGQTLAQLALAWALRDERMTSLTIGVSRVEQLEQNLGALEGPPLTPDELAAIDDLARDEPGVDLWAGARDSRG, from the coding sequence ATGACCTGGAACGCCGACCCCGCCCGCTACGACTCGATGCGGTACCGCCGCGCGGGCAGCTCGGGCCTCAAGCTGCCGGAGCTCACGCTGGGCCTCTGGCACAACTTCGGCGACGACGTCCCGCTCGAGCGCCAGCGCAGCATCCTCACGACCGCGTTCGACCGCGGCATCACGCACTTCGACCTCGCGAACAACTACGGCCCGCCGTTCGGCGCCGCCGAGGTCAACGCGGGCCGCGTGCTCGCGACCGACCTCGCCGCCCATCGCGACGAGATCCTCGTGACGACGAAGGCCGGCTGGGACATGTGGCCCGGCCCCTACGGCATCGGCGGCAGCCGCAAGTACCTCGTCGCGAGCCTCGACCAGTCGCTCGCGCGCCTGGGCCTCGACTACGTCGACATCTTCTACCACCACCGGCCCGACCCAGACACGCCGCTCGAGGAGACGATGGCCGCGCTCGACCACATCGTGCGCACGGGCCGCGCGCTCTACGTGGGCGTGTCGAGCTACTCGGCCGCCGACACCCGGCGCGCGCACGAGATCCTCAGCGACCTCGGCACGCCGCTGACCATCCACCAGCCGTCGTACTCGATGCTCAACCGCTGGATCGAGACGGATGGGCTGCTCGACACCGCGGGCGAGCTCGGCATCGGGGTCATCGGCTTCACCGCGCTCGCGCAGGGTCTGCTGACGGGCAAGTACCTCGGCGGCGTGCCCGCCGACTCGCGCGCCGGGCGCGGCGCCGCCCGCAAGCCGCTCGACCCGAACGTCTCGGCCGACGCCGCCGAGCGCATCCGCGGCCTCGCCGCGATCGCCGAGCAGCGCGGGCAGACGCTCGCGCAGCTCGCGCTCGCGTGGGCGCTGCGCGACGAGCGCATGACGTCGCTCACGATCGGCGTCTCGCGCGTCGAGCAGCTCGAGCAGAACCTCGGCGCCCTCGAGGGCCCGCCCCTCACCCCCGACGAGCTCGCCGCGATCGACGACCTCGCGCGCGACGAGCCGGGCGTCGACCTGTGGGCGGGGGCGCGCGACTCGCGCGGTTGA